The genomic window CTGCGCAGCGTGGAGAAGCTCTGCGGCTATCCCGGCCGAGTCCTGCGCCCTCTGAGCGCCAAACTGCTGCCGCCCACGGTGGTCGAAATCGAGGGGCTGGTGGACCGCGAACGGCTGCTCGACATTCACGGCCGGTCGCGAAAGCGCCAGGAGGCCCTTGCCCGGCATTACGGCATCACGGATTATCCCCAGCCGGGCGGCGGCTGCATGCTCACCAAGGAAGGTTTCGCCCGGAGGCTCAAGGAGCTGTTCGCCCGTTACCCGGAAGCGGGACCACGTGAGGTGGAGCTGTTGAAATGGGGCAGGCATTTCGCACTGCCCGGGGGAAGCATCTGCATCATAGGCCGCAATGAAGCGGACAATTCGCGGCTGGCACAGTTCGCAGGCCCGGAAGACATCGTCCTGCGGGTCGCCGACTACCCGAGCCCGACCGGTGTGGTCATCGCGTCGCCTTCCGCGGACCGGGACCTGCAACTCGCCGCGGCCATCGTGACCGCCTACAGCGACTGCCCGCGCGACGTCCCCGTGAAGGTGTCCTGGAGGCGGGGGGAAACTTCGGGCACCCTGAGCGGGCCGCCCTCCGACCGGCTTGAATACAGGAGTCTCCTCATCTGAGGCGCGAACTCGCCCGCGTTCTTACCTGAGCGGGATGGTTCCGTCGGGACACCCGGACGGATCACCCGAGCTCGGGGTGCGCCGCGGCGTGATCGCAATGGGGACGCAGCGGGCATACGCCGGTTTTGGGCTTTCTCGCCTGGCAGATTTCCCGCCCGAGCCCGATCAACTGGTGGCAGAACTTGATCCACTTCTCGCGGGGGATGATTTCCATCAGGTCCCGTTCGATCTTTTCCGGATCCTTTTCGGAAGTCAGGCCGAGGCGTTCGCTCACACGCCCCACGTGCGTGTCCACAACGATTCCCGGAATCCCGAAGGCGTTCCCCAGGATTACGTTGGCGGTCTTGCGCCCGATGCCGGGAAGCTTCACGAGGATGTCGAGATTCGGCGGGATCTCGCCGCCATGTTCCTCGGCGAGGACCCGACAGGCCTCCTTGATGTTCCTGGCCTTGTTTCGGTAGAACCCCGTGGATTTGACGTCGGTTTCGAGCTGCTCCAGGGGCGCGTCGGCGTAGGCCTTGGCGGTGGGATACCGTTGAAACAGCGCGGGGGTGACGAGATTCACCCGCTCATCGGTGCACTGGGCGGACAGCACGGTCGCGACGAGCAACTCGAGGGGATTTCTGAAGTCGAGCGAACACGCGGCATCCGGGTAGGTGCGGTCCAGGATTTCGACGATCGCCCGGACTTTTTCAGCGGGCGGGCGCTTTCGTTTTGACGGGGTCTTTGGCTGGTTCCTTGGCATGGGTGCTCGCTGTCCTGTTTGCGGTCCGTGGAAGTCTGTCCCCGAATGCTGCAAAATGAGGCATGGAGGCTTATATGTCAAAGTTCTATTTGGATTTCAAGAAAAAACGATTTATATAATAAGCCTGTTCCCAAACCGGAGCTCGGGGCCGATTGCGTCGGGGACCGGCCATTGCACGGTTGGCGGCGACGGAGCTGCCGGTTGCGGGGTTTCCATATGGCGTGACGAAGACTGAGAGACCGATGATGAAGATCAATGAAATGATGATGAAAGACCTTTTGCGCTCGGCATCCTTCAAGCACAGACCGGAAAAACGCCTGGTGCAGACTCACATCATCGTTTGTCCTTTTTGCGAGAACGGCCACCCCGTGCCCACGGATTTCGATTCCATTCACCGGTGCAACTGTGGGGCATGCTACAAGGTGTGCGGCAACCATTCACTGGAAAACAGCGTCGGGGATATCGCCGACGAGCTGTGGAGCGCGGAGGAGCTCGATTTCGTGCGGTCCATACCGGTGGATTTCTGCAACATCGTCATTGAAAAGGACTTCGACCGGCTGCTGGACTTGAAGCACACCTCCGATTTCAACGGGATCGAGCGGTTCTGCAAGTATGACGTCAACCTTCATCTCAGCCTCGTCTGGGTGAAGCGGCTCTTTTGACATGGTATGGCCGGTGCGCGCGGATCCGCGCCCGGTTGATGTGCGGTGGTCCGGCCCGGCGATCGGAGCCGTGCGTCACGGTCGGCTCATGATGCCGTCGGCGGTCCGGCCGGATCGGGGGAGAATCGACTCTCGGGCACGCTCGAAAGTGCGGGAGAACGATTTTTCTTGTGCCGTTTGTCGGGGATTGATCCGGCGATCGACTCGCGAACCCGGCATGGCATGATCCATCAGAAGGGTGCCGAAAGGTGCCCTTTTGTTTTCTCTTTTTCCCCGAAACGCGGAAGGCAGGTGCATCATGGTGGAGAATGGGTCCCGTGTCGTCATGGAAGCCCGCGATATCCGGAGCGCTCTGGAAAGACTCGCCCGGGAGATCGTCGAACAACCCGTGGACCCGAACGGCCTGGCGCTGGTCGGCATCCACACGGGCGGCGTGTTCCTGGCCAAGCGGCTGGAAACGCTCATCTCGAAGAAACTCAAGCACTCCATACCGGTGGGGACGCTCGACATCACGCTCTACCGCGACGATTGGACCCGCCTTCACACCCAGCCCGTGGTTCGGGCGACGAATCTTCCCTTTCCCATGGACGACCGGGACGTCGTGCTCGTCGACGACGTCCTGTACACGGGACGCACCATTCGAGCCGCCCTCGACGCCCTCATCGATTACGGCCGCCCAAAGCGCGTGCAGGTCGCGGCGCTGGTGGACCGCGGGCACCGGGAGCTGCCCATCTGCGGGCAATTCATCGGCATTGAGCTCAAGACCCGGTCGGACGAACAGGTCAACGTGCTCCTGAAGGAAAAGGACGGCGTCGACCGCGTGGTGATCGAGCAGGCGGCGCAGGCCCGCAAAGCCTAAAAGCTGACGGGCCGATTGGTGACGACCTGCCCTCTGGACGGGCGGCGGTTTGGCGGGTTGCCCGCGAGGCGTCTTGCGGACTGGTGGGTTGACGGGTCGTTTGGCGGGCTGCCGGGAGCGTGTCGGGGAATCGGCAGGGAAACGATGGCTGAAGACCCTTAGCGCAGCCTGGCCTTCAGCCGAAGAAGGTCATCTTTCAAGCGATCCGCAGCCGGAAAACCCGTATCGCGAGGTCTCCCCCCTGCCCTTGCAAGCGACGAGATCCCT from Syntrophobacter fumaroxidans MPOB includes these protein-coding regions:
- a CDS encoding DUF814 domain-containing protein, with amino-acid sequence MTSRKAKGIGLISGGLDSMLAARVLKDQELELIGIIFKTPFFGPGQGMDVGRTVGIPVRVIDFTDRHLQMLKNPVYGYGSQMNPCIDCHALMLREAGRVMEREGADFLFTGEVLGQRPMSQRRDSLRSVEKLCGYPGRVLRPLSAKLLPPTVVEIEGLVDRERLLDIHGRSRKRQEALARHYGITDYPQPGGGCMLTKEGFARRLKELFARYPEAGPREVELLKWGRHFALPGGSICIIGRNEADNSRLAQFAGPEDIVLRVADYPSPTGVVIASPSADRDLQLAAAIVTAYSDCPRDVPVKVSWRRGETSGTLSGPPSDRLEYRSLLI
- the nth gene encoding endonuclease III, whose product is MPRNQPKTPSKRKRPPAEKVRAIVEILDRTYPDAACSLDFRNPLELLVATVLSAQCTDERVNLVTPALFQRYPTAKAYADAPLEQLETDVKSTGFYRNKARNIKEACRVLAEEHGGEIPPNLDILVKLPGIGRKTANVILGNAFGIPGIVVDTHVGRVSERLGLTSEKDPEKIERDLMEIIPREKWIKFCHQLIGLGREICQARKPKTGVCPLRPHCDHAAAHPELG
- the pyrR gene encoding bifunctional pyr operon transcriptional regulator/uracil phosphoribosyltransferase PyrR: MVENGSRVVMEARDIRSALERLAREIVEQPVDPNGLALVGIHTGGVFLAKRLETLISKKLKHSIPVGTLDITLYRDDWTRLHTQPVVRATNLPFPMDDRDVVLVDDVLYTGRTIRAALDALIDYGRPKRVQVAALVDRGHRELPICGQFIGIELKTRSDEQVNVLLKEKDGVDRVVIEQAAQARKA